The DNA sequence GAGCAGGCAGCTTCCTTCATGGCACACTCGCTGGCGTAAGTGGCATTGTCACTGGCACAGACAGGCTCCTCAGACTTACTGTCAGGGCACAGCTCATCACAGAGGGAACACCGGCCTCTGCCAACCTTGAAAtcccataaacatttttttccaccaGTGCACTGGATATCTTCACAGGACTTTGCTTCTAGGATATAATACACCTGTGATGAGTAAATCAATTTCcccttttccccctttctctagTCCCctatcaataaatataaacatataactTATATGTTATTACTCAATAGTGGGCATAATAGAGATATTACACAAAAATGCTTgataataaaactgaaactcaaacacacacacacaaacacatacacacacgcacataaaCCCCCAGTTTCCTACATACCATATTAGGGcatgaaaatagtatttttttgGAACAGGATTTCACAGTATCCTTGAGTTACATATGTGTTTGATTATTTCCCACaagagagatcttttaaaaaagaaagaattccatCAGTTATCAGAATCTGATAACAGATTTTAGGAACTGTTAAGTAATTATTTCTTGCTTCCAGCAAGTCTGgcacttaaaaaaatgtgtaaaattgaGTGAGTTCTAAGTTTCTAAGACAGAAAATTGCTTCCTGTTTCTTGCTGGCATTTCAATATATATGCCAAAGCTTCCGGAAGACAATGGTTTCCTTGAGGAATGCTGCGGTCACGACAGTTTACCCAAACTAGAGAGTATTTCTCCCTTTGGTGAAACCATGCCTTTGGGGAGGTTTTGGGCTTATTTATTGGTTAACCTCACAGTTTTAATACTAGAACTAGCCTTTTCGatcctgttttctgttttctttcctcaatcCAGAATACCTACTGATACACTTTCCCTCATAGGCTAATCCAATCGATCTGCCCAGCAGGCAGGTAGCCTTTCTCAGGTGACAGGCACTGGAGTAGGTCACTCCATCATTCCCACAGAGATACTGTTCAGAGGAGGTGGGCTCTGGGCAAATCCGGTTACATGTCACACAGTAGGCATTATTTGTCTGGTCCACCACGCACGTGGAGCTGCCTGGACAGTTAACATCCCGGCAGGTCTCTGAAACAAAGAGGGATACACACATTAATAGGCACCTTCTGGTCCTTAAGGACTAAGCATTTGATATTATGAAGGAAATCATAAAACGGAAGCATCCAGCTTTCAGAAAGCACATGGGGAGCCCTGtagttttcaagagaaaaatctcTGCCTCTAGGTTGGTGCGTTCAGTGTTCTTAAGGAGTCTTTAGCAGTTAGAAAAAGCTTCCTTTACTTGGTATCATTATCCCCTAGGGGGTCTTCCAGCGGGGCTACCTAAGGCAGAAAGCAGGAGGAGGCGGTCGGGGAGGACATACTTTTACATTTGCCCTGGTACTGGACCTCCAGTTCTGGCTGCTCTTTACATCTGGCCTTGAGGAGCGCACATTCGTTGCGGTAGGTTTTCCCGTCCAGCCCACAGACTGGGCCTTTCCAGGTGATATTGGAACAATCTGGGGCACAGACGCAGCGGGGCTTATTCTTCTTGTTCATTCGGCATTTTTTCCCGGGTCCACAGTCCACGTTGTCGCACGTTTCTACG is a window from the Equus quagga isolate Etosha38 chromosome 9, UCLA_HA_Equagga_1.0, whole genome shotgun sequence genome containing:
- the FST gene encoding follistatin isoform X3, which translates into the protein MVRPRHQPGGLCLLLLLLCQFMEDRSAQAGNCWLRQAKNGRCQVLYKTELSKEECCSTGRLSTSWTEEDVNDNTLFKWMIFNGGAPNCIPCKETCDNVDCGPGKKCRMNKKNKPRCVCAPDCSNITWKGPVCGLDGKTYRNECALLKARCKEQPELEVQYQGKCKKTCRDVNCPGSSTCVVDQTNNAYCVTCNRICPEPTSSEQYLCGNDGVTYSSACHLRKATCLLGRSIGLAYEGKCIKAKSCEDIQCTGGKKCLWDFKVGRGRCSLCDELCPDSKSEEPVCASDNATYASECAMKEAACSSGVLLEVKHSGSCN
- the FST gene encoding follistatin isoform X1, yielding MVRPRHQPGGLCLLLLLLCQFMEDRSAQAGNCWLRQAKNGRCQVLYKTELSKEECCSTGRLSTSWTEEDVNDNTLFKWMIFNGGAPNCIPCKETCDNVDCGPGKKCRMNKKNKPRCVCAPDCSNITWKGPVCGLDGKTYRNECALLKARCKEQPELEVQYQGKCKKTCRDVNCPGSSTCVVDQTNNAYCVTCNRICPEPTSSEQYLCGNDGVTYSSACHLRKATCLLGRSIGLAYEGKCIKAKSCEDIQCTGGKKCLWDFKVGRGRCSLCDELCPDSKSEEPVCASDNATYASECAMKEAACSSGVLLEVKHSGSCNSISEDTEEEEEDEDQDYSFPISSILEW
- the FST gene encoding follistatin isoform X2, whose protein sequence is MVRPRHQPGGLCLLLLLLCQFMEDRSAQAGNCWLRQAKNGRCQVLYKTELSKEECCSTGRLSTSWTEEDVNDNTLFKWMIFNGGAPNCIPCKETCDNVDCGPGKKCRMNKKNKPRCVCAPDCSNITWKGPVCGLDGKTYRNECALLKARCKEQPELEVQYQGKCKKTCRDVNCPGSSTCVVDQTNNAYCVTCNRICPEPTSSEQYLCGNDGVTYSSACHLRKATCLLGRSIGLAYEGKCITKSCEDIQCTGGKKCLWDFKVGRGRCSLCDELCPDSKSEEPVCASDNATYASECAMKEAACSSGVLLEVKHSGSCNSISEDTEEEEEDEDQDYSFPISSILEW